From one Catenuloplanes nepalensis genomic stretch:
- a CDS encoding acyl-CoA dehydrogenase family protein, translated as MRDPLDLLDVAGLLTDEERQIQSTVARFLTDRVRPHLAEWFEAGTFPRELAPELGRLGLLGMHLDGYGCAGTTATAYGLACLELEAADSGLRSFVSVQGSLAMYSIHRYGSEEQKQRWLPRMAAGEAIGCFGLTEPDFGSDPANMRTRAVRDGDDWILDGAKMWITNGSIADVATVWAATEDGIRGFLVEAGTPGFTARTIKKKLSLRASITAELSFEGVRLPGSARLPEARGLRAPLSCLNEARFGICFGAVGAARDCLTVALDYARERVQFGKPIAAFQLTQQKFADMGVALGTAALLAIHLGRLKDGGRLQPHQVSAGKLNNVREALAIARECRTILGGSGITLEYSPLRHANNLESVLTYEGTSEIHTLVVGEALTGHAAYR; from the coding sequence GTGCGGGACCCGCTGGATCTGCTGGACGTCGCCGGCCTGCTGACCGACGAGGAGCGGCAGATCCAGTCGACCGTGGCCCGGTTCCTCACGGACCGGGTCCGCCCGCACCTGGCCGAGTGGTTCGAGGCCGGCACGTTCCCGCGCGAGCTCGCGCCGGAGCTGGGCCGCCTCGGACTGCTCGGCATGCATCTCGACGGCTACGGCTGCGCCGGCACCACCGCCACCGCGTACGGCCTGGCCTGCCTGGAGCTGGAGGCGGCCGACTCCGGCCTGCGCAGCTTCGTCTCCGTGCAGGGCTCGCTCGCGATGTACTCGATCCACCGGTACGGGTCCGAGGAGCAGAAACAGCGCTGGCTGCCCCGGATGGCCGCGGGCGAGGCGATCGGCTGCTTCGGCCTCACCGAACCGGACTTCGGCAGCGACCCGGCGAACATGCGCACCCGCGCGGTCCGCGACGGCGACGACTGGATCCTCGACGGCGCCAAGATGTGGATCACCAACGGCAGCATCGCGGACGTGGCCACGGTCTGGGCCGCGACCGAGGACGGCATCCGCGGCTTCCTGGTCGAGGCCGGCACGCCCGGCTTCACCGCCCGCACGATCAAGAAGAAGCTGTCGCTGCGCGCGTCGATCACCGCGGAGCTGTCGTTCGAGGGCGTGCGGCTGCCCGGCTCCGCGCGGCTGCCCGAGGCGCGCGGGCTGCGCGCGCCGCTGAGCTGCCTGAACGAGGCCCGGTTCGGCATCTGCTTCGGCGCGGTCGGCGCGGCCCGGGACTGCCTGACCGTGGCGCTGGACTACGCGCGCGAGCGGGTGCAGTTCGGCAAGCCGATCGCGGCGTTCCAGCTGACCCAGCAGAAGTTCGCGGACATGGGCGTCGCGCTCGGCACGGCCGCGCTGCTCGCGATCCACCTGGGCCGGCTCAAGGACGGCGGCCGGTTGCAGCCGCACCAGGTCAGCGCCGGGAAGCTGAACAACGTGCGCGAGGCGCTGGCGATCGCCCGGGAGTGCCGGACCATCCTCGGCGGCAGCGGCATCACGCTCGAATACTCACCGCTGCGGCACGCCAACAACCTGGAGTCCGTGCTCACCTACGAGGGCACCTCGGAGATCCACACGCTGGTCGTCGGCGAGGCCCTGACCGGCCACGCGGCCTATCGCTGA
- a CDS encoding alpha/beta fold hydrolase → MTFISRYVTVAGRRLHVKSRTAPGVPWVLLHGLAVSHRYLMPTARALPGPVHAPDLPGFGRSAAPRRVLGPREHAAVIAAWMDAEGMRGARLLGGSYGCQVAAELAIARPDLVSLLVLAGPTADPAAGSARHVLRLLRDLPTEDPRQLPVVTAGALAAGPRRILGTLRAAVRHRMEDRLPLVTAPILLLRGRRDPIAPDAWTSHLATVAGCRSITLAGAHNVVTTAGPRVAAAATAFAAEATPEKISETDQKA, encoded by the coding sequence ATGACCTTCATCAGCCGGTACGTGACGGTGGCCGGCCGGCGCCTGCACGTGAAGTCCCGCACGGCGCCCGGCGTGCCGTGGGTGCTGCTGCACGGCCTGGCCGTCTCCCACCGGTACCTGATGCCGACCGCCCGCGCGCTCCCCGGCCCCGTACATGCGCCGGACCTTCCGGGTTTCGGCCGATCCGCGGCGCCGCGGCGGGTGCTCGGCCCGCGCGAGCACGCGGCGGTGATCGCGGCCTGGATGGACGCGGAGGGGATGCGCGGCGCCCGGCTGCTCGGCGGCTCCTACGGCTGTCAGGTCGCGGCCGAGCTGGCGATCGCCCGGCCCGATCTGGTGTCGCTGCTGGTGCTGGCCGGGCCGACCGCGGATCCGGCGGCCGGATCGGCCCGGCACGTGCTGCGGCTGCTGCGCGACCTGCCGACCGAGGACCCGCGCCAGCTGCCGGTGGTGACCGCGGGTGCGCTCGCGGCCGGTCCGCGCCGGATCCTGGGCACGCTGCGCGCCGCGGTCCGGCACCGGATGGAGGACCGCCTGCCGCTGGTCACCGCGCCGATCCTGCTGCTGCGCGGCCGGCGCGATCCGATCGCCCCGGACGCCTGGACGTCCCACCTCGCCACCGTGGCCGGATGCCGCTCGATCACGCTGGCCGGCGCGCACAACGTCGTCACGACCGCCGGACCGCGCGTCGCCGCCGCCGCGACCGCCTTCGCCGCGGAAGCCACCCCGGAGAAGATCTCAGAAACAGACCAGAAGGCATGA
- a CDS encoding DinB family protein, translating to MTWSHELAEQLSWHWANQLRPRLAGLTDEEYFWEPVDGCWNVRRRGTSEAPISAGSGAFTIDFAFPQPEPPPVTTIAWRLGHVIIGVFGARNATHFGGPAVDYDSHDYAGTAEIALAQLDAGYAAWIAGVRALDEDALARPCGPPEAYPDAPMATLVLHINREVIHHGAEIALLRDLYRDR from the coding sequence GTGACGTGGAGTCACGAGCTGGCGGAGCAGCTGTCCTGGCACTGGGCGAACCAGTTGCGCCCACGGCTCGCCGGGCTCACCGACGAGGAGTACTTCTGGGAGCCGGTCGACGGCTGCTGGAACGTGCGGCGGCGCGGCACGAGCGAGGCACCGATCTCCGCCGGCTCCGGTGCGTTCACGATCGACTTCGCGTTCCCACAGCCGGAGCCGCCGCCGGTGACCACGATCGCCTGGCGGCTCGGCCACGTGATCATCGGAGTGTTCGGGGCGCGGAACGCCACCCATTTCGGCGGGCCGGCCGTCGACTACGACTCGCACGACTACGCGGGCACCGCCGAGATCGCGCTCGCCCAGCTCGACGCCGGCTACGCGGCCTGGATCGCGGGCGTGCGCGCGCTGGACGAGGACGCGCTGGCCCGCCCGTGCGGCCCGCCGGAGGCCTATCCGGACGCGCCGATGGCCACGCTGGTGCTGCACATCAACCGTGAGGTGATCCACCACGGTGCGGAGATCGCGTTGCTCCGCGACCTCTATCGGGACAGATAG
- a CDS encoding Hsp20/alpha crystallin family protein, translating to MSNTIWTRRDPFADFDALVRNAFGPAALTAARSAGFTPAAEVLRDGDDAVVRLELPGVDAENDVTVEVDGGRLTVRGERRDERAEQRDGRSLREVRYGTFRRSFGLPQHVTSEAVSATYDAGVLSVRVTGAYTGREARRIPVTAGAPATPVEASPVAAVEATPAEQQA from the coding sequence ATGAGCAACACGATCTGGACCCGGCGCGACCCGTTCGCGGACTTCGACGCGCTGGTGCGCAACGCTTTCGGCCCGGCCGCTCTGACGGCCGCCCGCTCGGCCGGTTTCACGCCCGCCGCGGAGGTCCTCCGCGACGGCGACGACGCGGTGGTCCGGCTGGAACTGCCCGGCGTGGACGCCGAGAACGACGTGACGGTCGAGGTCGACGGCGGCCGTTTGACGGTCCGCGGCGAGCGCCGGGACGAGCGCGCCGAGCAGCGCGACGGGCGCAGCCTCCGCGAGGTCCGCTACGGCACGTTCCGCCGCAGCTTCGGCCTCCCGCAGCACGTCACCTCGGAGGCGGTCTCCGCCACCTACGACGCGGGCGTGCTCAGCGTCCGGGTCACCGGCGCCTACACCGGCCGCGAGGCCCGGCGCATCCCGGTCACGGCGGGCGCACCGGCCACCCCGGTCGAGGCCAGCCCGGTCGCGGCCGTCGAGGCCACCCCGGCCGAGCAGCAGGCCTGA
- a CDS encoding DUF427 domain-containing protein, translating to MKIPGPDHPITVEPAKARVVVRAGEKIIADTHAALALKEASYPVVYYVPLADADESVLVSTDTHTTCPYKGQASYYTIRTEDGELPDAVWYYPEPYDAVAPIAGHIAFYPDKVDIVAIEEG from the coding sequence ATGAAGATCCCCGGGCCGGACCACCCGATCACGGTGGAGCCGGCGAAGGCGCGCGTCGTGGTGCGCGCGGGCGAGAAGATCATCGCGGACACGCACGCGGCGCTGGCGCTGAAGGAGGCGTCCTACCCGGTCGTCTACTACGTGCCGCTGGCCGACGCGGACGAATCCGTGCTGGTCTCGACGGACACGCACACCACCTGCCCGTACAAGGGGCAGGCGTCCTACTACACGATCCGCACCGAGGACGGCGAGCTGCCGGACGCGGTGTGGTACTACCCCGAGCCGTACGACGCGGTCGCCCCGATCGCGGGCCACATCGCGTTCTACCCGGACAAGGTCGACATCGTCGCGATCGAAGAGGGCTGA
- a CDS encoding polyphosphate kinase 2 family protein, giving the protein MTTRLANVDMSARLSKREGLERLQAAQERLLRLRLMLGGQLGDQKIGPPLCVVFEGWDASGKGGAIKRLVAPLDPRHVRVSQFAAPTYDEKRHHFLKRFWAVLPGWGGMTVLDRSWYGRVLVERVEGFATEEQWSRAYQEIVEFERTLAAEGMILIKFWMHVSPEEQLRRFHERANDPLRTWKLTDEDWRNRDRRDDYETAIEDMLVKTDKKRARWHVVAGDNKSYARVAVVEEVCRTVEKQLTARGYDLADAD; this is encoded by the coding sequence ATGACGACGCGCCTGGCGAACGTGGACATGTCGGCCCGGCTGTCGAAACGCGAGGGCCTGGAACGGCTGCAGGCCGCACAGGAACGCCTGCTGCGGCTGCGCCTGATGCTCGGCGGCCAGCTCGGCGACCAGAAGATCGGCCCGCCGCTGTGCGTGGTCTTCGAGGGCTGGGACGCGTCCGGCAAGGGCGGCGCCATCAAACGCCTGGTCGCCCCGCTGGATCCCCGGCATGTGCGGGTCTCCCAGTTCGCCGCGCCCACCTACGACGAGAAGCGGCACCACTTCCTCAAGCGCTTCTGGGCCGTGCTGCCCGGCTGGGGCGGCATGACCGTGCTGGACCGCTCCTGGTACGGCCGGGTGCTCGTCGAACGCGTCGAGGGCTTCGCGACCGAGGAGCAGTGGTCGCGGGCATATCAGGAGATCGTCGAGTTCGAGCGGACCCTGGCCGCCGAGGGCATGATCCTGATCAAGTTCTGGATGCACGTGTCTCCGGAGGAGCAGCTCCGCCGCTTCCACGAGCGCGCGAACGACCCGCTGCGCACCTGGAAGCTGACCGACGAGGACTGGCGCAACCGCGACCGCCGCGACGACTACGAGACCGCGATCGAGGACATGCTGGTGAAGACCGACAAGAAGCGGGCTCGCTGGCACGTGGTCGCGGGCGACAACAAGTCGTATGCGCGGGTCGCGGTGGTCGAGGAGGTCTGCCGAACGGTCGAGAAGCAGCTCACCGCCCGCGGCTACGACCTGGCGGACGCCGACTAG
- a CDS encoding dihydrofolate reductase family protein has translation MRRLTYYIATSIDGFISGPGGEFDFFPMAEDVMTAINAEWPETVPSHMRGPAGLADAPNRHFDTVLMGRGTYEPGLAAGVTSPYAHLRQIVFSRTLTAEDGDVEIVSGEDPAEVVRWLKRADGLGIWLCGGADLAGQLLPEIDELVVKRYPVVAGTGKPMFGTGFGPLPFTLVENTTFESGAVVSTYRR, from the coding sequence ATGAGGCGCCTGACCTACTACATCGCGACCAGCATCGACGGGTTCATCTCCGGACCTGGCGGGGAGTTCGACTTCTTCCCGATGGCCGAGGACGTGATGACGGCGATCAACGCGGAGTGGCCGGAGACCGTGCCCAGCCACATGCGTGGGCCGGCCGGCCTGGCGGACGCGCCGAACCGGCACTTCGACACGGTGCTGATGGGCCGCGGCACCTACGAGCCGGGGCTTGCCGCGGGTGTGACCAGCCCGTACGCGCATCTGCGCCAGATCGTCTTCTCCCGCACGCTCACCGCGGAGGACGGAGACGTCGAGATCGTCTCCGGCGAGGACCCGGCCGAGGTGGTCCGGTGGCTGAAGCGGGCGGACGGGCTCGGCATCTGGCTGTGCGGCGGCGCGGACCTGGCCGGCCAGCTGCTGCCGGAGATCGACGAGCTGGTCGTGAAGCGGTACCCGGTGGTGGCGGGCACGGGCAAGCCGATGTTCGGCACCGGCTTCGGGCCGCTGCCGTTCACGCTGGTGGAGAACACCACGTTCGAGTCCGGCGCGGTGGTCAGCACCTACCGCCGCTGA